In Kordia antarctica, the following proteins share a genomic window:
- a CDS encoding DUF3347 domain-containing protein, with translation MKYLKTITILAVAFTSLTAMSCKDEKKVQANTEGEKQEMAMNTDQDGKAEAILADYFNLKDVLVADDNAKAKEFGATLAKSLGNLDISKYSESQKTQLKEIIKDAAKHAEHISESDIKHQREHFKTLSKDITEMVAITGTSNTLYEQYCPMYDGGTAWLSTKEEVRNPYYGSQMLKCGKVQREIN, from the coding sequence ATGAAATACTTAAAAACAATTACAATTTTAGCAGTGGCTTTTACGAGTCTAACAGCAATGTCTTGTAAAGACGAAAAGAAAGTGCAAGCCAATACAGAAGGCGAGAAACAAGAAATGGCAATGAATACTGATCAAGATGGAAAAGCAGAAGCAATTCTTGCAGATTATTTCAACCTAAAAGATGTTTTAGTAGCTGATGACAATGCAAAAGCAAAGGAATTTGGTGCTACGCTTGCAAAAAGTTTAGGCAATCTTGATATTTCAAAATATTCTGAATCGCAAAAAACACAATTAAAAGAAATCATTAAAGATGCTGCAAAACATGCAGAACATATTTCTGAAAGTGATATCAAACACCAACGTGAACATTTTAAAACATTAAGTAAAGACATTACAGAAATGGTTGCAATTACAGGTACTTCAAACACTTTATACGAGCAATATTGCCCAATGTACGATGGCGGAACTGCTTGGTTAAGTACAAAAGAGGAAGTGCGTAATCCATATTATGGGAGTCAAATGTTGAAGTGTGGTAAAGTGCAGCGAGAAATCAATTAA
- a CDS encoding heavy metal translocating P-type ATPase: MKHTYHIHGMTCNGCRGHVEETLSKVKGVSKASVDLGKKEATIEMESHIPIEKFQEALKNDGDKYSIHLPGEHPKNDEVFTSVRMDSGKGTGTFYCPMHCEGDKTYDKPGDCPVCGMDLVEEQNLSTTNSEQWTCPMHPEIVEDESGACPICGMDLVPMQADSSAEEKSYKKLSKKFWIATAFTLPIFLIAMSEMISNNPLYDIMEQKSWNWIQFALSIPVVFYATWMFFERAYRSIKTWNLNMFTLIGIGAGVAWLFSVFGMFFPDIFPAQFKAESGAVHVYFEAATVILTLVLLGQLLEARAHSKTNSAVKELLKLAPNKATKIVNGEAVEVSIDKIALNDILKVKPGDKIPVDGVITEGDTTIDESMITGEPIPVNKSKDDKVSSGTINGNQTFLMKAEKVGSDTLLSQIIHMVNDASRSRAPIQNLADRVSGYFVPVVVLISLLTFAVWAIWGPQPVYVYAFVNAIAVLIIACPCALGLATPMSVMVGVGKGAQNGVLIKNAEALEKLDKVDTLIIDKTGTITEGKPTVEKIGSFSGKFSESEILQYIVSLNSNSEHPLAEATVKYGKEQDAEILKSDAFSAVTGKGVEATINSKEVALGNPKMMEYATAEITSKMEEEAKTYQQQGKTVSYLSIDKTVVGYVVIGDKIKQTSAKAIKELQDKGIAVIMLTGDNHDTAQAVASELNLADFKASMLPEDKLKEVEKLQTQGKVVAMAGDGINDAPALAKSDVGIAMGTGTDVAIESAMITLVKGDLHGIVKAKNLSHAVMRNIKQNLFFALIYNTLGVPIAAGVLFPFFGILLSPMIAALAMSFSSVSVIVNALRLRTVKI; encoded by the coding sequence ATGAAACACACATATCACATACACGGAATGACTTGCAACGGTTGTCGCGGTCACGTTGAAGAAACACTTTCAAAAGTGAAAGGTGTTTCAAAAGCTAGTGTTGATTTAGGCAAAAAAGAAGCTACTATTGAAATGGAATCACATATTCCGATAGAAAAGTTTCAAGAAGCACTAAAAAATGATGGCGATAAATACAGTATTCATTTGCCAGGAGAACATCCTAAAAATGATGAGGTTTTCACTTCCGTGAGAATGGACTCTGGGAAAGGAACAGGCACTTTTTATTGCCCAATGCACTGCGAAGGCGATAAAACCTATGACAAACCAGGCGATTGTCCAGTTTGCGGAATGGACTTAGTTGAAGAACAAAACCTATCAACGACTAATTCAGAACAATGGACATGTCCAATGCATCCAGAAATTGTAGAAGATGAATCTGGAGCGTGTCCTATTTGCGGAATGGATTTAGTGCCAATGCAAGCAGATAGTTCAGCGGAAGAAAAAAGCTATAAAAAGCTATCAAAAAAGTTTTGGATAGCAACAGCATTTACGTTGCCAATATTCTTAATCGCGATGAGCGAAATGATTTCCAACAATCCATTATACGACATTATGGAACAAAAAAGTTGGAATTGGATTCAGTTTGCATTATCAATTCCTGTGGTTTTCTATGCAACTTGGATGTTTTTTGAACGTGCGTATAGAAGTATAAAAACGTGGAATCTAAACATGTTTACGCTCATTGGAATTGGCGCAGGTGTAGCTTGGTTATTTAGTGTATTTGGGATGTTTTTTCCAGATATTTTTCCTGCACAATTCAAAGCGGAATCTGGTGCAGTTCACGTGTATTTTGAAGCAGCAACGGTGATTCTAACATTGGTGCTTTTAGGGCAACTCTTAGAAGCGCGAGCGCATAGCAAAACCAATTCGGCAGTAAAAGAATTATTAAAACTAGCACCAAATAAAGCTACAAAAATAGTCAATGGCGAAGCTGTTGAAGTTAGCATTGATAAAATTGCATTAAATGATATTCTAAAAGTAAAACCAGGCGATAAAATTCCTGTAGATGGCGTCATCACTGAAGGCGATACCACGATTGACGAATCTATGATTACGGGAGAGCCTATTCCTGTAAACAAATCGAAAGACGATAAAGTAAGTAGCGGAACCATAAATGGCAATCAAACCTTTTTGATGAAAGCGGAAAAAGTTGGCAGCGATACATTGTTATCTCAAATAATTCATATGGTAAACGATGCAAGCAGAAGTCGTGCGCCAATTCAAAACTTAGCAGATAGAGTTTCGGGTTATTTTGTACCAGTAGTTGTTTTAATATCATTGTTAACTTTTGCTGTTTGGGCAATTTGGGGACCACAACCTGTGTATGTATATGCGTTTGTGAATGCAATTGCTGTATTAATCATTGCGTGTCCGTGCGCATTAGGATTAGCAACTCCAATGTCTGTAATGGTTGGCGTTGGGAAAGGTGCTCAAAATGGCGTATTAATCAAGAATGCAGAAGCACTCGAAAAACTAGACAAAGTTGATACCTTAATCATTGACAAAACAGGAACGATTACCGAAGGAAAACCAACCGTAGAAAAAATTGGTTCTTTCAGTGGCAAATTCAGCGAAAGCGAAATACTTCAATATATTGTTTCTTTAAACAGTAATAGTGAACATCCATTAGCTGAAGCAACTGTAAAGTATGGGAAAGAACAAGATGCGGAAATTTTAAAATCAGATGCATTTAGTGCAGTTACGGGAAAAGGCGTAGAAGCTACAATTAACAGTAAAGAAGTTGCCTTAGGAAATCCTAAAATGATGGAATATGCAACTGCAGAAATCACTTCGAAAATGGAGGAAGAAGCAAAAACCTATCAACAACAAGGAAAAACTGTGTCTTATTTGTCAATTGATAAAACAGTAGTTGGTTATGTGGTAATTGGCGACAAAATCAAGCAAACTAGTGCAAAAGCGATTAAGGAATTACAAGACAAAGGTATTGCAGTAATTATGCTTACAGGAGATAATCATGACACAGCACAAGCAGTAGCTTCTGAGCTGAATCTGGCAGATTTTAAAGCAAGTATGTTACCAGAAGATAAGTTGAAAGAAGTTGAGAAACTTCAAACACAAGGCAAAGTAGTTGCAATGGCAGGCGATGGAATTAATGATGCGCCAGCTTTGGCAAAAAGTGATGTTGGTATTGCGATGGGAACAGGAACTGATGTCGCGATAGAAAGTGCCATGATAACTTTGGTAAAAGGAGATTTGCACGGAATTGTGAAAGCAAAAAACTTAAGTCACGCTGTAATGAGAAACATAAAGCAAAATTTATTTTTTGCACTCATTTACAACACATTAGGTGTTCCGATAGCTGCGGGTGTATTATTTCCGTTTTTTGGAATTTTACTATCACCAATGATTGCTGCATTGGCAATGAGTTTTAGTTCCGTTTCAGTAATTGTAAATGCATTAAGATTAAGAACCGTAAAAATTTAA
- a CDS encoding acetolactate decarboxylase, translated as MKKVIYTIVFAVMGIVVISCQSKAEKVKITEVKHSGALRTIMSGNIESVINLDSLSNKKHLYALGAVENLKGEIQIFDSEPSNSFVSDSSLQINDSYNLKASLLVYAEVEEWDSFQIENSKTKNDLEEQIFEIAKNSGINTDKPFPFLIEGNVASLDWHVINWKDGDKIHNHKKHKEAGLNGTLKNKDVEIIGFYSTKHKAVFTHHTTNMHMHFKTADNAVAGHVDDVSLNNRITLKLPKQ; from the coding sequence ATGAAAAAAGTAATATATACAATAGTATTTGCAGTAATGGGAATTGTGGTTATTTCTTGTCAATCGAAAGCTGAAAAAGTCAAAATTACAGAAGTTAAACATTCAGGCGCGTTAAGAACAATTATGTCTGGTAACATTGAATCTGTGATTAATTTAGACAGTCTATCAAATAAAAAACACTTATATGCACTTGGCGCTGTAGAAAATTTAAAAGGTGAAATTCAAATATTCGATAGCGAACCAAGTAACAGTTTTGTGTCAGATAGTAGTTTGCAAATTAATGATTCATACAATCTCAAAGCATCTTTATTAGTGTACGCTGAAGTTGAAGAATGGGATTCTTTTCAAATAGAAAATAGCAAAACAAAAAATGATTTGGAAGAACAGATTTTTGAAATCGCTAAAAACAGCGGAATCAATACAGATAAACCATTTCCTTTTTTAATAGAAGGCAACGTTGCATCTTTAGATTGGCATGTAATTAATTGGAAAGATGGAGATAAAATTCACAATCATAAAAAGCATAAAGAAGCTGGTTTAAACGGCACATTAAAAAATAAAGATGTTGAAATAATAGGATTTTATTCCACAAAACACAAAGCAGTTTTTACGCATCATACAACGAATATGCACATGCATTTTAAAACGGCAGATAATGCTGTTGCAGGTCATGTTGACGATGTATCACTAAACAACAGGATAACATTAAAATTACCAAAACAATGA